CTTAAAGAACCCGATGACCGATCGTGCGATAGCCTTTGGCTTCATGATGAACCGCCGCGGTTTCGGACCTCGAGCCAGTTAAGGACATCCTGGAAGACCTGGTCGCGGTTCTGTTCATTGAGCATCTCATGACGTCCGCCGGGATAAAGCGTCATCGTGACGTCCGTGAGTCCTGTGTCGAGGTAACGGTCCCGAAGCTTTGTCACGCCTTTTCCGTGGTCGCCGACCGGGTCCTCATCGCCGGCGAACAGAAAGACTGGCAAATCCCGCCGGATCATGCGCTGACGCTCCGGATCCGCGAGGCGGGAGAATGCGGAAAACAGTTCATGATAGAAGGTGATGGGAAAGAGCGTCCCGCAGTATGGATCGGCCTCATAAGCACGTACCGCTTCGTCGTCCCGGCTCAGCCATGCGGCGTCAGACGTCTCGGGAAATGCGTCATTGTTGCCTGAGAAGGCGATCCGGTCGAGGAGCTTTGCCGGCTTGTTACCGCCTACGATCGTCTTCTGAAGAGCAGCGAGAGAGGCCCCAAGCCGGACATCGATGCCGTCATTGAAGGCGGTTCCGCTCAGGATCAGGCCGTCGATGAGGCGGCTGTAGCGGATCGCGACCTCCTGCATAATAAAAGAGCCGAAGCTGTGGCCGAGGGCGAAGACAGGGAGTCCCGGGAACCGCTTTTTTACGGATTCGATCAGGACGCGCTGGTCTTCGGTGATGCAGTCAAAACCGTATTTTCCGATGTGACCGAGGAGATGATTGGCTCCTGCGGTCCGGCCGTGTCCCCGGTGATCCGCGGCAAACACATGGTAACCGGAGCGGTTCAGATAGCGGGCAAATGTGTCATAGCGGCCCGCGAGTTCCGCCATACCGTGGGCGATGACGACGAGGCCTTTTGCATCGGCGTCCGTGAGCCATTCGTACAGATAGAGCGGCGTGCCGTTGTAGCCTTTAAATGGTGTATGGATGTCAGTCATGAGATCAAACCCCCTGATTGGTTGTAGGAATAGTGGAGACTGTTTATAAGTTGTGAGCGAGAAAACCCCCGAATTTATTGGGGGGGGATGACAGCGAACGGTCTTAGGCTTTCAAGCCTTTTCGCACCAATTCGTAGACGGCACTGGCAAACGTTGGAATCATATTCTCCTTTCGATATTCCTCTATCGCTTCGTACAATTCTTTTGGGAAATTCAAGTGCTTTTGCACCCTGGACATTGACATCAACCTCCTTTATAGATATATTTAGAGTATACTTAATATACCATAAAGAAGGAGTTGAACGCAATGACAAATCATAAAGCCTATCGCTTTCGCATCTATCCCAATCGAGAACAGCGAATCTTGATTGCGAAAACCATCGGTTCGACTCGTTTTGTCTATAACCACTTTCTTGCGAAGTGGAACGACAGGTATAAAGAGACAGGCAAAGGGATGTCCTACAATGCCTGTTCTGCAGAACTCCCGCAATTAAAACGGGAATACGAATGGTTAAAAGAAGTGGACAGCACCGCCTTGCAACAAGGGTTAAAACACTTAGCTGACGGATTCAACCGTTTCATTAAGAAACAAAACAAATACCCTCGATTTAAGTCAAAGAAGAACGATGTTCAGTCTTTTAAAACCGTCGGCAAAATGCGAATCGAAGGCAATCGCCTTTTCCTTCCGAAACTGGGCTACGTCAAATTCGCAAAAAGCCGTCATGTTGAGGGACGTATTCTGTCTGCCACGATCCGACGAACGCCAATGGGTAAGCATTTTATATCCGTTCTTGCTGAAACGGAGGTTAAACCATTCGATGCAACAGGATCAGCCGTAGGCATTGATCTTGGCATTGACCATTTCGCCATCCTTTCAGACGGGCAAAAGATCGACAACGAACGCTTTACACGAAAGATGGAACAGAAGCTAAAGCGTGAGCAACGCAAGCTGTCAAGACGCTATGAACAGGCGAAGAAAGACGGAAAACCGTTGCGTGAAGCCAAAAACTATCAAAAGCAAAAAGTCAAAGTTGCCAAAATCCATGAGAAGATCGCCAATCAACGAACGGATTTCCTTCAAAAACTCAGTACAACGATCATCAAAAACCACGATGTCGTTTGTATCGAAGATTTAAACGCCAAAGGAATGTTGAAAAATAAGAAGCTGTCAAAAGCCATTTCAGACGTATCTTGGTCGTCTTTTAAGGATATGTTGCTGTACAAGGCGGAGTGGCATGATCGCACGATCATCAAAATTGACCGATGGTTCCCATCCAGTCAGCTTTGTTCATCCTGTGGTCATCATGACGGCAAAAAGGATTTGCGTGTTCGATCATGGACGTGCCCCTCTTGTGGTACGCACCATGATCGTGACATCAACGCCAGTCGAAACATCTTACAAGAAGGGTTACGTGTCCTTTCATAAACGGAAACAAAAACCGTCGGTCAGACGGGGTTCGCTTGGTTAATAAGAGAAACCGCTGTTTTGCGTGTATGCCACGCTTTAACAAGTACGCTCTGTTCCCAAGAATCCCCCGACTTTAGTCGTGGGGAGTGTCAATTGTGTGATCTGACTTAATTATACAGCAAACAAAGCAGCATGCACGGCATTTCTTTTCCAAAAAAGGTGGATAGCCTTCTTTTTCTGCCGATATAAGCAATGAAGTCTTTTTTAAAGGAGGGGAATCATGGATATTGCAATGATGTCGATCGCCATGCACCAGGGCAAAGCACAGCAACAGGCTTCAATGGCTGTGATGAAACAGTCCATGGACATTGCGAAAGGGCAGGGAGAAGGCCTTGAGAAGCTGATGGAATCAGCCAACGTTCAGGCGCCTCAGGCAAGCCATCCCCACTTGGGCGGAAGCGTGGATGTTTCCGTCTGAATGACAGACACCGTCTCGTGCAGATGCACGGGCGGTGTTTATTTTTTGGGGAATGTGGAACAGGATAAGCGTGAGTAAAAAATGAAACGGTCAAACAGAAAGGATGTTTTTGCATATGAACGTACTCGTAGTTGGTGCGAACGGTCAGATCGGCACGCATCTGGTGAAGCAGCTGAAGGCCCATGACGGGCATAGCGTGAAGGCGATGGTCCGGAAGAAAGAGCAGGCCGAAGCCTGGGAACAGGAAGGCGTTCACGCCGTTGTCGCTGATCTGGAAAGTGATGTCGGGGATCTGAAAGAAGTCATGGAAGGCAGTGACGCTGTCGTCTTTACTGCCGGATCAGGCGGTGCGACAGGTGCGGATAAAACCTTGCTCATTGATCTGGACGGTGCGGTGAAGACGATGGAAGCCGCCGAAGCTGCCGGCATTGAGCGCTACGTGATGGTCAGCGCCATCCAGGCCCATAACCGGGCGAACTGGAATGAACAGATCCGTCACTACTTCGCGGCGAAGCACTACGCGGACCGGATGCTCGAACTGTCATCTCTGAATTACACAATCGTGCGACCGGGCGGCCTGTTAAATGATCCGGGTAAAGGGACGGTCTCTGCGGCGACTGATCTCGAACGCGGTTCGATCCCGAGAGAAGACGTGGCAGCGACGATCGTTGCTGCCTTGGATCACCCGAACGCGTACCGGAAAGGGTTCGATCTCGTGAGCGGGAACGACGCTCCAAAGGCGGCCCTTGACGGATTGACGTAATCAAGCTTTTCATAAAGAGAGACTGAGGGACTCTTCCAAACAGGAGGGTCCCTCGTGCCATGTGCATGTGTGAAAAGATGCAGGAAATGAGAGCGTTCTCCTGTTATACTGAAAGAAAGCAGTCACTACAGAGGAGGCGTTACAATGGATACCATCAATCTGCAGCAATACGCGCATCTCGCCCTCGACCGGAAGCTCGCAAGGGACGTTCTGTCCGACAGCGGCTTTACGCTCCTCAGGGAAGGGATGGTGATTACCCCGAATCATATCCGTCTCTTGAAATCGTATGATATTGAATCGATCCCGGTCTATGGACATACGTCTTTCCTTGAACAGCTCGATGCAAAGGTAAAAGAACAGCACAAGCCGTTCGTCAGCGCATACCGCGATTCGTTCAACCGGATGAAGACCCTGTTTGCCAATACGGACGAAAGCGGTGTGCCGGATCTCGATCAGACCCTCGATTCCTTTGAAACCCTCGTTACCGAATCGCTCAAGTCCTACAGCCTTTTCGAGGTGCTCCAACAGCTCGAAGGACACGACGGCTATCTTCTCCGGCATTCCATTCACGTCGGGCTCCTTGTCTCTTTGATGGCGAAGCTCATGAAGAAGCCGGACGATGAGATTGTGGAGTACGGGAAGGCGGGTCTCCTGCATGACATCGGTATGACCCGGATGCCTGACAGCGTCTTTCATAAGAGCGGCACCCTCACGGAAGACGAATGGGCGCAGGTGAGAGAGCATCCGCAGATCGGCTATGACCTTTTGAAGGATAAAGGCGTCTCGCAGCTCGTCCTTGATGCGACGCTTTATCACCATGAACGGATGGATGGAAGCGGGTACTTGAAAGGACTGAAGGGTGACGAGATTCCGGAAGTGGCGGCGATGATTGCCCTTGCGGATGTGTTTGACGCCGTCAGCTCAGACCGGGTTCACCGCAGCAAAATGGCCCCGATGGAGGCCTTAAAAACGATCAATGACGACATTTACCGCGGCAAGCTCTCGATTCGCTGCGGCCTTGCCTTTATCCAGCACATGACAAGCACGTATACAGGAACGACGGTGTATCTCTCCGACGGCCGCTTCGCCCAGATCGTTCGATACCAGGCGAGTGATCTGGAGAATCCGATGATCTCCCTTGAGGGAAAAGTCGTGCAGCTTAAGGATCTGAAGGGTGTATCGATCATCGATATTGCCGATAACCGCGTTCATGAGATGCAAAAGGAAAGCTGAAACGTAAGGGACCCCGTGTGAAACTTCGCAGGGTCCCTTTTGTATGTCTGTCATTAGATTGATTTGTTTACCATTCTCAGGCACGGCGGGCCATGTGACTCAGCTCACTGGTGAGTGCCTTCAGTTCCTGGGTAATGCCGAGAACCTCCTGAAGCCTTGCGTCTTGTTCGAAGGATTCCTCTTTCGATTTCTCTGTTTCATCCCGGACGTCATCCATATTCCGGTTGGCGCGGGTGATGCTGCCGGCGATTTTGGCGGTGGCTTCGTCGGTGGTAGTGGCGAACTTGCGGATCTCTTCAGCGACAACGGCGAAGCCTTTGCCGGCTTCTCCGGCCCGCGCGGCCTCGATGGAGGCATTGAAGCCGAGGATCGTCGTCTGTCTCGTAAGCCCTTTCAAAAATTCGGTTACTTCCGTCATCTCTGACAGGGCGCTCGCCGCTTCTTTAGAGCTTGCGCTGAGCGTATCATTAACCTCTGAAAGATGCCTTGAGCCGTCTGACAGTTTCTCTGTGTTCGTGACGATGTGATTCACTGCCTGATCGAGCGTGTCGGCCATGGCGCGGATTTTCTCTTCCTGATCGGTAGAGAGCCCCATTGTCAGGACCCCGCAGACCTCACCGTCTTCATCTTCGACAGGCAGGCCGATGGCGACATACGGAATTCCGTACACCTCTCTGTCCACATAGCGGACAATCCGCTTTCCTTCTTTTAATACCGAGTCATTCATCCCGCCCTTTCGGAATGTGCTGCCGGTTTTGATGCCAATGTCGAGTGCGTCCCCGGGCACGTAAGTGAGAAACGTCTCCCTGTCCGTGACGGCGACAAAGCAGTCCTCTACCTGAAGCTGCCGGATAAGCGGCGCACTCCAGACCAATCGTTGTAATATTTCCATGAAACTCAATCCCCTCAAATTGATTTTCACCTGATCCGGACCAAAAAAAAAGCATGACGGCATGACGGAATGACCGGGAATCAAGTCCCCGTGTCACGTGCATGCGGTCATACTCCAGATCTCAGACCGGTTTTATGAACTTAGTCTAAGAATAGGTCAATCGGAGGGAGATTTCAAGGCTCATTTTGTCTGACATAGATATAGGGAACGAATCCAACCCCGAAACACAATAAAATATGGGTGAAAGTAAAACGAAAGTGTAACTTGTCCAAGGATACTATGATATAATTTGGTATTATATGATAATATTGATCAACAAATGATATGAGATTTTTCTATTAAGGGGTGTGGATTCATGGAATGGATACGGGTGGCAGATGAACCGCATAAACTCATCGACCGAGTGCTTGCTGATAATGTGATTTCAGATGAAGGGTTAACCCTGTTACGGGAGGGGATGGTGGTCCGGGGAAGACATATTCCGATGCTCCGCCGTCAGGGGATCGAGATGATTCCTGTCGGGTCCTACGCACCGGTGCTCGACCAGATCGATCAGAAGTTTCATGAACATTATCCGAGATTTGCGGATACGTATAAGCGCCAGTTCGGGGAATTGAAGTCGTGTTTTTCGAAGATCCAGCAAGGAGACAAGGCAGATCTCGACAATGCCATTGCGATGTTCACGGAGCTCGCAGAAGAAGCCCTCGAGTCGGTGAATCTCTTTGAGGTGCTCCAGCAGATGCACGGACACAATGAATACACGTACCGCCACAGCATCCACGTCGGACTCCTCGGGGCCCTTGTCGGCAAACTTATGAAATGGCCGTCCGATCAGATCGTCCGCATTGGCCATGCCGGTCTCCTTCACGACATCGGGAAAATCCGGATTTCAAACGCCATCATCGACAAGCCGGACAAACTGACACCAGTGGAATTTGCGGAGATCAAAAAGCACTGCGAACTCGGACATGAGCTGTTGATAAACTATATGGACGCCCATGAAGATCTGCTTGACGGCACCCTTTATCATCATGAGCGCATGGACGGATCGGGCTATCCCTTTGGACTGATGAGCGGGGATATTCCGGATATTGCTCAGGTGCTCGGTGT
This genomic window from [Bacillus] selenitireducens MLS10 contains:
- the tnpB gene encoding IS200/IS605 family element RNA-guided endonuclease TnpB; translation: MTNHKAYRFRIYPNREQRILIAKTIGSTRFVYNHFLAKWNDRYKETGKGMSYNACSAELPQLKREYEWLKEVDSTALQQGLKHLADGFNRFIKKQNKYPRFKSKKNDVQSFKTVGKMRIEGNRLFLPKLGYVKFAKSRHVEGRILSATIRRTPMGKHFISVLAETEVKPFDATGSAVGIDLGIDHFAILSDGQKIDNERFTRKMEQKLKREQRKLSRRYEQAKKDGKPLREAKNYQKQKVKVAKIHEKIANQRTDFLQKLSTTIIKNHDVVCIEDLNAKGMLKNKKLSKAISDVSWSSFKDMLLYKAEWHDRTIIKIDRWFPSSQLCSSCGHHDGKKDLRVRSWTCPSCGTHHDRDINASRNILQEGLRVLS
- a CDS encoding alpha/beta hydrolase, with protein sequence MTDIHTPFKGYNGTPLYLYEWLTDADAKGLVVIAHGMAELAGRYDTFARYLNRSGYHVFAADHRGHGRTAGANHLLGHIGKYGFDCITEDQRVLIESVKKRFPGLPVFALGHSFGSFIMQEVAIRYSRLIDGLILSGTAFNDGIDVRLGASLAALQKTIVGGNKPAKLLDRIAFSGNNDAFPETSDAAWLSRDDEAVRAYEADPYCGTLFPITFYHELFSAFSRLADPERQRMIRRDLPVFLFAGDEDPVGDHGKGVTKLRDRYLDTGLTDVTMTLYPGGRHEMLNEQNRDQVFQDVLNWLEVRNRGGSS
- a CDS encoding YjfB family protein codes for the protein MDIAMMSIAMHQGKAQQQASMAVMKQSMDIAKGQGEGLEKLMESANVQAPQASHPHLGGSVDVSV
- a CDS encoding SDR family oxidoreductase, which produces MNVLVVGANGQIGTHLVKQLKAHDGHSVKAMVRKKEQAEAWEQEGVHAVVADLESDVGDLKEVMEGSDAVVFTAGSGGATGADKTLLIDLDGAVKTMEAAEAAGIERYVMVSAIQAHNRANWNEQIRHYFAAKHYADRMLELSSLNYTIVRPGGLLNDPGKGTVSAATDLERGSIPREDVAATIVAALDHPNAYRKGFDLVSGNDAPKAALDGLT
- a CDS encoding HD-GYP domain-containing protein, coding for MEWIRVADEPHKLIDRVLADNVISDEGLTLLREGMVVRGRHIPMLRRQGIEMIPVGSYAPVLDQIDQKFHEHYPRFADTYKRQFGELKSCFSKIQQGDKADLDNAIAMFTELAEEALESVNLFEVLQQMHGHNEYTYRHSIHVGLLGALVGKLMKWPSDQIVRIGHAGLLHDIGKIRISNAIIDKPDKLTPVEFAEIKKHCELGHELLINYMDAHEDLLDGTLYHHERMDGSGYPFGLMSGDIPDIAQVLGVVDVFDAVSSDRAYHRKSSPLAALGVVISEVYQGKLSAKYGLPFIQYMLDAYTGSTVILSDGRVAQVVRIQMEEVENPLIRLNDQVVSLRSLKDVEILDVLDQASKKAIGGMTS
- a CDS encoding methyl-accepting chemotaxis protein; this translates as MEILQRLVWSAPLIRQLQVEDCFVAVTDRETFLTYVPGDALDIGIKTGSTFRKGGMNDSVLKEGKRIVRYVDREVYGIPYVAIGLPVEDEDGEVCGVLTMGLSTDQEEKIRAMADTLDQAVNHIVTNTEKLSDGSRHLSEVNDTLSASSKEAASALSEMTEVTEFLKGLTRQTTILGFNASIEAARAGEAGKGFAVVAEEIRKFATTTDEATAKIAGSITRANRNMDDVRDETEKSKEESFEQDARLQEVLGITQELKALTSELSHMARRA
- a CDS encoding HD-GYP domain-containing protein translates to MDTINLQQYAHLALDRKLARDVLSDSGFTLLREGMVITPNHIRLLKSYDIESIPVYGHTSFLEQLDAKVKEQHKPFVSAYRDSFNRMKTLFANTDESGVPDLDQTLDSFETLVTESLKSYSLFEVLQQLEGHDGYLLRHSIHVGLLVSLMAKLMKKPDDEIVEYGKAGLLHDIGMTRMPDSVFHKSGTLTEDEWAQVREHPQIGYDLLKDKGVSQLVLDATLYHHERMDGSGYLKGLKGDEIPEVAAMIALADVFDAVSSDRVHRSKMAPMEALKTINDDIYRGKLSIRCGLAFIQHMTSTYTGTTVYLSDGRFAQIVRYQASDLENPMISLEGKVVQLKDLKGVSIIDIADNRVHEMQKES